In Penaeus monodon isolate SGIC_2016 chromosome 41, NSTDA_Pmon_1, whole genome shotgun sequence, a single genomic region encodes these proteins:
- the LOC119598580 gene encoding FAS-associated factor 2-like (The sequence of the model RefSeq protein was modified relative to this genomic sequence to represent the inferred CDS: added 136 bases not found in genome assembly): MAEEEHLSPFHTEKIVQFQEVTGTEDLGEARSQLENHGWDLEAAVQTHLALGDNRAPTPPMPAQNGRNDHNGWQNLAGVGGGGGSGDGGGGGANHHDEDDTDTEDGVDGGERESSSNSLLPAWPRGSIFSWGYYLLTLPFRITISSLSSLFLFVYRIVYPYPRRLTDPLGDVLQFIGQYEAEYGQQHPAFFQGSYSQALSHAKSELKFLLVYLHCADHQDTPAFCRTTLSDPALVEYVNNTMVFWGCSVTTAEGYRVSQALRENAYPFLALIVLRDNRMTVVGRLEGPCTPTKLTEQLQLIVRDNEAYLVVARAERQERELTAALRLQQDEDYQESLRADQEKERKRQQEREEIERKEMEEREREEEQRREKDNIRRLKIESVDKIPQEPEEGADGTVHIVVKLPHGARLERRFLKTHSLEALYYYIFCHPDSPDRFQVTTNFPRQVVPCEPSEANPNPPTFEEFHLPPRSMLFVSDLDA; this comes from the exons ATGGCGGAAGAGGAACACCTGTCGCCTTTCCACACCGAGAAAATCGTCCAATTTCAG GAAGTCACTGGAACAGAGGACTTGGGAGAAGCCCGCTCACAGTTGGAGAACCATGGATGGGACCTAGAGGCAGCCGTCCAGACACACCTTGCTCTGGGGGACAACCGTGCACCAACACCTCCCATGCCAGCGCAG AATGGCAGAAATGACCACAATGGTTGGCAAAATCTGGCcggagtaggtggaggaggagggagtggagatgggggagggggaggggccaacCACCATGACGAGGATGACACAGACACAGAGGATGGGGTGgacggtggagagagagagagcagctctAACAGCCTCCTGCCTGCGTGGCCTCGGGGGAGTATCTTCAGCTGGGGCTATTATCTCCTCACGCTGCCCTTCCGCAtcaccatctcctccctctcctcccttttcctcttcgtctacAGGATTGTCTACCCATATCCTCGCAGAT TAACTGACCCCCTAGGGGATGTGCTGCAGTTCATAGGACAGTATGAAGCAGAGTATGGGCAGCAGCACCCTGCCTTCTTCCAGGGCTCTTACTCACAGGCTCTCAGCCATGCCAAGTCAGAGCTCAAGTTCCTCTTGGTCTACCTGCACTGTGCTGATCACCAAGACACGCCGGCCTTCTGTAG AACAACCCTGTCAGACCCGGCACTGGTGGAGTATGTCAACAACACCATGGTGTTCTGGGGCTGCTCTGTCACCACAGCAGAGGGCTATCGAGTGTCCCAGGCCCTGAGGGAGAACGCATACCCATTTCTAGCCCTCATTGTGCTACGGGACAACCGTATGACAGTGGTTGGCCGGTTGGAGGGACCCTGCACACCCACAAAGCTGACTGAGCAACTGCAGCTGATCGTTAGGGATAACGAGGCCTATCTAGTGGTGGCCAGAGCAGAGAG GCAGGAGAGAGAGCTGACTGCAGCCCTGAGGCTCCAACAGGATGAGGACTACCAAGAGAGTCTCCGTGCTGaccaggagaaggaaagaaagaggcagcaagagagggaggagattgagcggaaggagatggaagagagagagagagaagaggagcagaggagagagaaggacaataTTAGAAGACTGAAGATCGAGAGTGTGGACAAAATACCACAG GAGCCAGAGGAAGGGGCTGATGGCACGGTGCATATCGTGGTGAAGCTCCCTCACGGGGCAAGGCTGGAGAGACGCTTCCTCAAGACACACAGTCTAGAGGCCCTCTACTACTACATCTTCTGCCATCCAGACTCCCCAGATAG